The following are from one region of the Candidatus Obscuribacterales bacterium genome:
- the rplW gene encoding 50S ribosomal protein L23, with protein sequence MERRAAQIIKRPIINEKTTMLSGMNKYVFEVSKDANKIEIARAVEELIKELYPKNKSTVVSVNTAPIRDRLRRSRRTTPTPRDGKKAIVTIEGDALELFSA encoded by the coding sequence ATGGAAAGACGTGCAGCGCAGATAATTAAGCGCCCAATTATCAACGAAAAAACAACCATGCTTTCCGGCATGAACAAATACGTTTTTGAAGTATCGAAAGATGCTAACAAGATAGAAATTGCTCGTGCAGTTGAAGAGCTCATCAAAGAGCTTTACCCGAAAAACAAGTCAACGGTAGTATCGGTCAACACCGCTCCTATTCGTGACAGATTGCGTCGTTCGCGTCGCACAACCCCAACTCCACGTGATGGCAAAAAGGCAATTGTCACCATCGAGGG
- the rlmB gene encoding 23S rRNA (guanosine(2251)-2'-O)-methyltransferase RlmB: MINSDEMIFGKNAVLSFLEQAESARDGEKGPLQTFADEGQVLSALSSLKVASGGESIKLPDLRELKRLSGIKINKILIQNGMAHDGRIDSIKDLAKSQRVPVQFCEKRKLDQLVGPDKRHQGVLALISAAEMWPLEAFLVKLELDRQEAELAGKNLDGYMVAVADGIEDPHNLGAIIRTAEAAGVKALLVPQRRATGLTSTVAKISAGAIASLPVVRVSNLVFAMETLKKFGFWVVGLDVYAEEMYCESDLKRPLAVVIGSEGQGMSRLMKEHCDFLVRLPMLGKVESLNASVAAGILFYEVVRQNMPSGVSGKRFKKPQI, from the coding sequence ATGATCAACTCGGACGAAATGATTTTTGGCAAAAATGCCGTTCTATCTTTTTTGGAGCAGGCTGAGTCTGCTCGTGATGGTGAGAAGGGTCCGCTTCAGACTTTTGCGGATGAAGGGCAAGTTCTAAGTGCTTTGAGCAGCCTAAAGGTGGCAAGCGGTGGCGAGTCCATCAAGCTGCCGGACTTGAGGGAGCTCAAGCGTTTATCGGGGATCAAAATCAATAAGATCCTCATTCAAAATGGTATGGCTCATGACGGTCGCATTGATAGCATCAAGGATCTGGCAAAATCACAAAGGGTCCCGGTTCAATTTTGCGAGAAACGCAAACTGGATCAATTAGTCGGGCCGGACAAGAGACATCAAGGCGTATTGGCACTAATTAGTGCCGCCGAGATGTGGCCGCTTGAAGCGTTTCTCGTGAAGCTAGAACTTGATCGGCAAGAGGCAGAACTCGCCGGCAAGAATCTTGATGGTTACATGGTTGCCGTCGCAGATGGCATCGAAGACCCACATAACTTGGGCGCAATTATTCGTACAGCAGAAGCTGCCGGAGTGAAAGCACTTCTGGTTCCCCAGAGACGCGCTACCGGATTGACTTCTACTGTGGCCAAAATAAGTGCGGGAGCTATTGCCTCATTGCCTGTCGTCCGAGTCTCGAATTTAGTTTTCGCCATGGAGACTTTGAAGAAGTTCGGTTTCTGGGTTGTCGGCTTGGATGTTTATGCCGAAGAGATGTATTGCGAATCGGATTTAAAACGTCCTTTGGCGGTAGTCATTGGATCGGAAGGACAGGGAATGTCACGTTTGATGAAGGAGCATTGTGACTTTTTGGTAAGATTACCAATGCTTGGCAAGGTCGAATCTTTGAATGCGTCCGTTGCAGCGGGCATACTTTTCTATGAAGTCGTCCGGCAAAACATGCCAAGTGGTGTTTCCGGTAAACGTTTCAAGAAGCCGCAAATTTGA
- a CDS encoding GNAT family N-acetyltransferase, with the protein MQNIITINWYDRADEIDENLWRECFPAPLEGSWWYKTLDDSKLNDQFEFSYGVISIDDFAVGIAPIFSMKVPIDLVMPQGISFVLKALSVFKESLAYQHTVFIGSPCAEEGTVGLVPGVHLSQVAKALFIAVQDKAALLKAPMIVWKDMNEQDAETLDQLTEELGMFRMVSFPGTLINLSSDRMEDYYKNLKGSRRHNLKKKLKRSQQLIALDTEVIQNPNPEVLEEILGLFYQTYNRATTKFEKLTPEFFKSIASWDTSHFVLLRSSETKQLVSFMLLFRFEDRIINKFLGIDYNQPDTYHLYFRLWDAALAWVLKSGAKEFQSGQTGYRAKLDVGHKLVPLTNYCRHSNPLINKVFATIAKDISWSSLDNDLDTYLKSQAVKATLEKQPELVTNK; encoded by the coding sequence ATGCAAAATATAATCACTATCAACTGGTATGACCGAGCCGATGAGATTGACGAAAATCTCTGGCGCGAATGTTTTCCTGCTCCGCTGGAAGGCTCCTGGTGGTACAAAACACTGGACGACAGCAAATTAAATGACCAGTTTGAATTTTCCTATGGCGTTATTTCCATAGATGATTTTGCAGTAGGCATTGCACCTATCTTTTCCATGAAGGTGCCGATTGATTTAGTAATGCCACAAGGAATTTCATTCGTGCTCAAAGCATTGAGCGTCTTCAAAGAAAGTCTTGCCTATCAGCACACTGTCTTTATAGGTTCGCCATGCGCTGAAGAAGGAACTGTAGGTCTTGTACCTGGTGTTCACTTATCGCAAGTCGCCAAAGCGCTTTTCATTGCGGTTCAAGATAAAGCTGCCTTGCTCAAAGCTCCTATGATTGTCTGGAAAGACATGAATGAACAAGATGCAGAAACCCTTGATCAACTGACTGAAGAATTAGGCATGTTCCGCATGGTCAGCTTCCCCGGCACGCTCATTAATCTCTCAAGCGATCGCATGGAGGATTACTACAAAAACCTCAAAGGTTCTAGACGTCACAATCTCAAGAAAAAGCTTAAGCGCAGCCAACAGTTAATTGCACTCGATACAGAAGTTATTCAAAATCCAAATCCGGAAGTGCTCGAGGAAATTCTCGGACTCTTCTACCAGACTTACAATCGCGCAACGACAAAGTTTGAAAAACTCACACCGGAATTCTTTAAATCAATTGCCAGTTGGGATACATCGCATTTTGTACTTTTGCGTTCTAGCGAAACCAAGCAACTGGTGTCATTCATGTTACTTTTCCGTTTTGAAGATCGCATAATCAACAAATTCCTAGGGATTGATTACAACCAACCGGATACATACCACCTCTACTTCCGTCTCTGGGACGCAGCACTTGCGTGGGTTTTAAAATCCGGTGCCAAAGAATTCCAGAGTGGACAAACAGGCTATAGAGCCAAACTTGATGTTGGTCACAAGCTGGTTCCCCTAACCAATTACTGCAGGCACAGCAACCCGCTTATAAATAAAGTATTTGCGACAATCGCCAAAGACATTTCTTGGAGTTCCCTGGACAACGATCTTGATACTTACCTGAAGTCGCAAGCAGTAAAAGCCACTCTCGAGAAACAACCCGAGTTAGTCACCAACAAGTAA
- the rplD gene encoding 50S ribosomal protein L4 has translation MTSAVLLDTKGKQVGEVSLEATVFGVEPNVDLMHTALNRQLANARSGSANTKTRSEVSGGGRKPWRQKGTGRARAGSIRSPLWAGGGVTFGPKPRDYSMSLPKKMRALAVRSALSAKREDMVVLKDFSIKEPKTKEVAAIFDDLKISGQKILIVLDFACDGCVTIKRAASNIKGVKVVSSDNLSVKDIIEAGKIVTTERTVKAIGERLKSNSVEAEGKGATKAKKAKKEG, from the coding sequence ATGACATCTGCAGTTCTATTAGATACAAAAGGTAAGCAAGTTGGCGAGGTTAGCCTCGAAGCAACTGTATTTGGTGTTGAGCCAAACGTTGATTTGATGCACACAGCCTTGAACCGCCAATTGGCTAACGCTCGCTCGGGCTCAGCCAACACCAAGACACGCAGCGAAGTGTCCGGTGGTGGACGTAAGCCATGGCGTCAAAAGGGAACTGGTCGCGCTCGCGCCGGTTCTATCCGTTCGCCATTGTGGGCAGGTGGCGGTGTCACCTTCGGACCAAAGCCACGCGATTACAGCATGTCTTTGCCTAAGAAGATGCGCGCCTTGGCTGTTCGTTCAGCCTTGTCCGCCAAGCGCGAAGATATGGTTGTTCTAAAGGACTTCTCCATCAAAGAGCCGAAGACTAAAGAAGTCGCAGCTATCTTTGATGATTTGAAGATTTCCGGACAAAAGATTTTGATTGTTCTCGATTTTGCATGCGATGGTTGCGTAACGATCAAGCGCGCCGCCAGCAATATCAAAGGCGTCAAGGTTGTCTCTTCCGACAATCTTTCCGTCAAGGACATCATTGAAGCCGGCAAGATTGTTACAACAGAGCGTACCGTCAAAGCAATTGGCGAGCGTCTGAAGAGCAATTCCGTAGAAGCTGAAGGCAAAGGCGCGACCAAAGCCAAGAAAGCTAAAAAAGAGGGTTAA
- the rpsJ gene encoding 30S ribosomal protein S10 — protein sequence MAKAKTQKTDAGASHARGPRIRIRLRSYDHKLLDKSAEQIVDCARRTGASVTGPVPLPTRKRVYCVLRSPHVDKKSREHFETRIHKRLIDINDPTPTTADALMRLDLPAGVDIEVKL from the coding sequence ATGGCGAAAGCCAAAACACAGAAAACAGATGCCGGTGCCTCACATGCTCGTGGGCCGAGAATCCGCATACGTCTTCGGTCATACGACCATAAACTACTAGATAAGTCCGCCGAGCAAATTGTGGATTGTGCACGCCGTACAGGCGCCAGCGTAACTGGCCCGGTACCGCTCCCAACCCGCAAGCGTGTGTACTGTGTATTGCGTTCACCACACGTGGACAAAAAATCAAGAGAGCATTTTGAGACACGTATCCACAAGCGTTTGATCGATATCAACGATCCGACACCAACGACAGCTGACGCCCTCATGCGTCTCGATCTGCCGGCCGGTGTAGACATCGAAGTGAAGCTCTAA
- a CDS encoding EamA family transporter — MQLIGLLLVLCTVALESCCQFCFKKGATAENGKPWVMAAISIYVVQVMLWSCVLHMVDISIAHPMCSLSLVVVALMSLFFLKEKLTTQRWMGIVLIIGGTTLVGLR, encoded by the coding sequence ATGCAGTTAATTGGTTTACTCCTGGTACTTTGCACAGTGGCACTCGAGTCCTGCTGCCAGTTTTGCTTCAAAAAAGGCGCCACAGCAGAAAACGGCAAGCCCTGGGTAATGGCGGCAATCAGCATTTATGTCGTGCAAGTCATGCTTTGGTCCTGTGTATTGCACATGGTTGATATCAGTATCGCCCATCCGATGTGCAGTCTTAGTCTTGTAGTTGTAGCCTTGATGTCACTTTTCTTTTTGAAAGAAAAACTCACGACACAAAGATGGATGGGCATCGTTCTTATTATTGGCGGCACCACATTGGTAGGACTTAGGTAA
- a CDS encoding GNAT family N-acetyltransferase produces the protein MHKIELVENGKEKFAENILRQLPDWFGIEESILNYLSDIGKMPTYFASNEAGDKTGFATIHFHNASTAEIHVMGILPQFHGQGIGRQLVEKLAQSARDKGCTYLMVKTLGASHPDKNYSRTRQFYLSAGFLPLEESTKIWNSMPCLIMVKSLV, from the coding sequence ATGCACAAGATAGAACTCGTCGAGAATGGCAAAGAAAAGTTCGCCGAGAACATTCTTCGCCAGTTACCTGATTGGTTCGGCATCGAAGAATCAATTCTGAATTACCTTTCAGATATCGGTAAAATGCCAACTTACTTCGCCAGCAACGAAGCCGGTGACAAAACTGGTTTTGCCACAATTCACTTCCACAATGCCTCCACAGCTGAAATCCATGTAATGGGCATCCTGCCTCAGTTCCACGGACAGGGCATAGGCAGACAACTTGTTGAAAAATTGGCACAGTCAGCAAGAGACAAAGGCTGCACGTACCTGATGGTCAAAACTCTTGGCGCATCGCATCCTGACAAAAACTACTCTCGCACTCGACAGTTCTACTTAAGCGCAGGCTTTCTGCCTCTTGAAGAGTCCACAAAGATTTGGAACAGCATGCCGTGCTTGATCATGGTAAAGAGCCTGGTCTAG
- the rplC gene encoding 50S ribosomal protein L3: MSAKNIIGLLGKKIGMTQIFDQEGLVIPVTAIALGENIVTEKMTKETHGYTAVQVGGFPVKDKHVTKPVKGMFAKKQIQALKPLKEFRLDDTSAYNVGEALKPEEILKEGMLIDVRGRSIGKGFQGTIKRYNHGRGPMAHGSKFHRSMGSIGAGTTPGRVYKGVHMPGDMGNENVCARKLTVVRVDAEKKLLLVRGGIPGSEGGLVVISPSKTTWNATSTPAKK, from the coding sequence ATGTCGGCTAAAAATATAATCGGCCTTTTAGGCAAGAAAATCGGTATGACCCAGATCTTCGATCAAGAAGGACTGGTAATTCCGGTAACTGCTATTGCCCTTGGCGAAAACATCGTTACTGAAAAGATGACGAAGGAAACCCATGGCTACACTGCTGTGCAAGTTGGCGGCTTCCCTGTAAAGGACAAGCACGTCACTAAGCCAGTCAAAGGCATGTTTGCTAAAAAGCAAATCCAAGCCTTGAAGCCATTAAAGGAATTCCGCCTGGATGATACATCCGCCTACAATGTCGGCGAAGCTTTGAAGCCGGAAGAAATCCTCAAAGAAGGAATGCTCATCGATGTGCGCGGACGCTCCATCGGTAAGGGCTTCCAGGGCACCATTAAGCGTTATAACCATGGTCGTGGACCAATGGCTCACGGTTCCAAGTTCCACCGCTCGATGGGTTCCATTGGCGCCGGTACAACACCGGGACGTGTCTATAAAGGCGTTCACATGCCTGGGGACATGGGCAATGAAAATGTATGCGCACGTAAGCTGACAGTTGTACGTGTCGATGCCGAGAAAAAGCTGCTTTTGGTTCGGGGTGGTATCCCTGGCTCCGAAGGTGGCTTAGTTGTTATTTCGCCTTCCAAAACAACTTGGAATGCAACTAGCACACCGGCTAAGAAGTAG
- the tuf gene encoding elongation factor Tu encodes MARQKYERNKPNVNVGTIGHVDHGKTSLTAAITLVLSKQGKAKFKKYDEIDAAPEEKARGITINTAHVEYETEARHYSHVDCPGHADYIKNMITGAAQMDGAILVISASDGPMPQTREHILLARQVGVPYIVVFLNKCDMVDDPELLDLVEMEARELLSKYEFPGDTIPFIRGSALKALEGDAAMEAKITELMKAVDEYIPTPEREIDKPFLLAVEDVFSITGRGTVATGRIERGQIKVGDEVEIIGLADTLKTTVTGVEMYQKTLDSGIAGDNVGILVRGIDKSQIMRGQVIAKPGSIKPHTKFKARVYVLSKEEGGRHTPFFPGYRPQFYIRTTDVTGSIKLPEGVEMVMPGDNVDMEVELIQPVAVEEQMRFAIREGGRTVGSGVVASIIA; translated from the coding sequence ATGGCCCGCCAGAAGTACGAAAGAAACAAGCCCAACGTAAACGTTGGAACTATTGGTCACGTTGACCACGGTAAGACAAGTTTGACCGCCGCCATTACCTTAGTTTTGTCAAAGCAGGGTAAAGCTAAGTTCAAAAAGTACGACGAAATCGATGCCGCTCCAGAAGAGAAGGCTCGTGGTATCACGATTAACACAGCTCACGTTGAGTACGAAACAGAAGCTCGTCACTACAGTCACGTTGACTGCCCTGGACACGCCGACTACATCAAAAACATGATCACCGGTGCTGCTCAGATGGACGGAGCAATCCTCGTTATCTCAGCTTCCGATGGTCCAATGCCTCAGACCCGTGAGCACATCCTGCTCGCTCGCCAGGTAGGTGTTCCTTACATCGTTGTGTTCCTCAACAAGTGCGACATGGTTGACGATCCGGAATTGCTCGACCTCGTTGAAATGGAAGCTCGTGAATTGCTCAGTAAGTACGAATTCCCAGGCGACACAATTCCATTCATCCGTGGTTCAGCCTTGAAAGCTCTCGAAGGCGATGCAGCTATGGAAGCCAAAATCACTGAGTTGATGAAGGCTGTTGATGAATACATCCCAACTCCAGAGCGTGAAATCGACAAACCGTTCTTGCTCGCTGTTGAAGACGTGTTCTCCATCACCGGTCGTGGCACCGTTGCTACAGGCAGAATCGAGCGTGGTCAAATCAAAGTCGGCGACGAAGTTGAAATCATCGGTTTGGCTGACACATTGAAGACGACAGTCACAGGCGTTGAAATGTATCAGAAGACTTTGGATTCCGGTATTGCCGGTGACAACGTCGGTATCTTGGTTCGTGGTATCGACAAGAGCCAGATCATGCGCGGTCAAGTTATCGCCAAGCCTGGTTCCATCAAGCCGCACACCAAGTTCAAAGCTCGCGTGTACGTATTGAGCAAAGAAGAAGGTGGACGTCACACCCCATTCTTCCCAGGTTACAGACCACAGTTCTACATCCGTACGACAGACGTAACTGGTTCCATCAAATTGCCGGAAGGCGTTGAGATGGTTATGCCAGGCGACAACGTCGACATGGAAGTTGAACTCATCCAACCGGTAGCTGTTGAAGAGCAAATGCGCTTCGCTATCCGTGAGGGTGGTCGTACCGTCGGCTCAGGTGTTGTTGCTAGCATCATCGCCTAG
- a CDS encoding EamA family transporter, whose product MPKLPLQVWFGLVLAVVLDTAVQISWKAAEMNIPSSATAFETILATLMQPLFYGAALMFVVQYVNWMNVLKHVDLSFAQPITSLSNVTILLLSASLLHEDVTLTRWAGVALILAGVWFISTTKHKTNLDDLTHEVEKELSVSQSRSN is encoded by the coding sequence ATGCCGAAATTACCACTACAAGTTTGGTTCGGGCTGGTACTTGCTGTCGTGCTGGATACTGCAGTTCAAATCAGCTGGAAAGCAGCTGAGATGAATATCCCCAGCTCTGCAACTGCATTTGAAACTATTCTTGCCACCCTGATGCAGCCCTTGTTTTACGGCGCAGCATTGATGTTTGTCGTTCAATATGTAAATTGGATGAATGTACTGAAGCACGTCGATTTGAGTTTTGCTCAACCAATCACTTCACTGAGTAACGTCACGATTCTGCTTCTATCAGCATCATTGCTGCACGAAGACGTGACACTCACGCGTTGGGCAGGAGTCGCTCTAATTCTTGCAGGCGTCTGGTTCATCAGTACTACAAAGCACAAAACAAACCTCGACGATTTAACTCACGAAGTGGAAAAAGAATTGTCCGTGTCACAGTCGAGGAGTAACTAA